A segment of the Marinomonas posidonica IVIA-Po-181 genome:
TTGGGTGCAATCTGGATAATCATGCTGTGAAAAGGGTTATGCCGGTAGGGAAAGTGTCTAAAAGGGAAATCTCTAAAAAGGAAGTGTTTAAAAGAGAAGCACTGAAAAAAGACAAGAAACTGAGCTTTAAAATGAATGAAGTGGCCACTGTTATTATTGGTGGTTTACTTTCTAAGGGGCAGAACTTCAAAGCTCTATTTGCCAAAGGTGTGGTCACGCTTTTAGTGGCATCTCAATTGGCTGCCTGTGGCACCATCTTATATCCTGAACGTCGCGGTCAAAGTCATGGGGCGATCGACCCTGGCGTGGTGGCACTTAATGCCGTGGGTTTGATTTTATTTTTCGTACCTGGCGTGGTGGCATTTGGTGTGGATTTTGTTACAGGATCGATTTACCTTTCTGGTGGTAGAACCGCTAGTCTAAGCCAAGACGAATTGAATCAATTCAAGCAAGATGGTGCCATTGATGTGGCTCGTGTACGTGAAGTACTGGCCCATAGAGAAGACATTAAACTGCCTGAACAGGCTTATACAGAGCCGTTGAACGCTGTGTCAATGATGTCAAAGCAATCTTTGCAAATTGCTGTGTCTATGCCGTCAGAGCAATTGGCATTGTTAACTCGGTAGGTTCTTCAGCATTCATCATAGATTTCTCAGAACCGAATATTAATGTCTTGTTTGATAAATTAAGTGTTGCTGCTGATTGAGGTCTTGATCTGGCGACAAGGTCAGAATTTCGACGCCTGTTTTGTAAATGCCTTGCCATATATTGTCAGCAATGGTGAGTGACTCTCCCTCTATTTGAATGACCAAATCCACTTGATGTTTTAACACCAGTGCCGCTATCTCACTAGGGGAATATACCGTTGCTTGATGAACTTGAGTGCGATTATTCCACGGCTCATCGTCAATGAATGCAATGATTTTAATTGGTTTCGAATGGCGATGATTATTATCTAGCAAGGCTTTTGATAGGGAAAAGCACAGATAGTCTATGCCAATAAAAATGACTTTAATGGGTTGGCTTCTCGATTTGAAGAGCGATTTGAATCGCATGATAAGGGGTTGAATACAGGGCAAGTGTTTCATCATGCTTGCTATCTTAATCAAGCCAACCAATAAAGCCAAGTGTGTTGGTGTCTGCTAGTGACAGAAATCATACATCCAAAATGGTATTGAAACCGCCGTAGATGAGCCGTTTGCCGTCAAATGGCATTGGATTGGCTTCTGGTGACATTCTGGGGTCTTCCATCATGGCTTCCCAAGCTGTATTTCGCACTTCTCTTGATGGCCAAACTACCCAAGAAAAGACAATGGTCTCATTTTCCTTGGCTTTTACAGCGGAGGTAAACGAGGTGACCTCACCGTCGGGAATTTCATCCCCCCAATTCTCAACCAGTTTCAGCGCGCCATAATCTTTAAAAATGTCTGCCGACAACATGGCATGCGCCAGATATTCTTCTTTTAGTGCGGTGGGTACAGCGGCAACAAAGCCATCAACGTATGACATGGTCTTCTCCTATTTTATGCCTGC
Coding sequences within it:
- a CDS encoding nucleoside-diphosphate sugar epimerase/dehydratase, translated to MMKHLPCIQPLIMRFKSLFKSRSQPIKVIFIGIDYLCFSLSKALLDNNHRHSKPIKIIAFIDDEPWNNRTQVHQATVYSPSEIAALVLKHQVDLVIQIEGESLTIADNIWQGIYKTGVEILTLSPDQDLNQQQHLIYQTRH
- a CDS encoding DUF1428 domain-containing protein, giving the protein MSYVDGFVAAVPTALKEEYLAHAMLSADIFKDYGALKLVENWGDEIPDGEVTSFTSAVKAKENETIVFSWVVWPSREVRNTAWEAMMEDPRMSPEANPMPFDGKRLIYGGFNTILDV